The genomic segment atttatcataaaACTTGGTGAATCATTACGTTAGATCAAAGTGTTTGTACACAGAAAAGTTTGCTTCTGTTTTTattggaaaaagactcaaatatgttaTCGAACTTTGAAAAAAGACTCATTTATGACATTCATTTAAAGTTTGGTTCATTCATGTCATTGTCGTTATAAAAtaggctcattcatgccattttcTGTAATAGGCTGGTTTGGTGGTTTTTTACAAAGTCATTTTGTACACGTGGCCAACAATAATTtgtccacatcattaattaaataagtaatagaaaaattcttaaaaattgaactttcttctaaaaggtgaaattgaaattTTGTTTTCTCTGATTTTTCAAGTCATTAAAATCTTCAAGTTgtgattttaatttgattttctcATTAATTTCACCGATAATAGAATACTTCTGAGTATTAAATCAAAATTTGGGTAAGCTTCTAACTCCTTTATAGACACTGTGAAGAGTTCATCGGTTTTCAATTTCTTCAGAATCGTCGAACACAATTCTGCAAATATCTAGATCAATTCAAACAAACAGACATCAACTATTTCAAACAAAGAATCAATTAGTTACCGAAACATAATTTTTCATAACGTGTACTTGAAGCAATTTCAATTTGTACTTAAAgtaaaaattagaagaattctATAATCGGtgaaattaaagagaagaaaCGAAGAATATTTCagcaaaatcaaattaaaatcaaaacttgAAGATTCTTATGACTTGAAGAATCAGATACACCAAAAATTTGAGAGTGTAGAAgacaaaatttcaattttaccttttAGAAAGAGAGttcaatttttaatattttttctttggatGATATAATTTATGACGTGGCCGAATCATTGTTAGCCACGTGTATAAAATGATTTTGcaaaaaatcatcaaatcagACTGTTATGAAAAATGGCATGAATAAGTCCTTTTTATAACGACAatgacatgaatgagccaaaTTTTAAACGGACAATATAAATAAGCCTTTTCTCAAAGTTCGCGACATATTTAagcctttttccttttttatttaatgTGTTTGGTCATCTTTCATTTGAGGACATAATTGTCCTAATCACCCGGTGTTCGATGTCACATAGCACTCTTTTCTGTTTTGTCATTCCAAtgaaaaacacatttttgaatttcaaagttatttaatttctcttttcatttaTTCTGTTGTCTTTTTGTTATTGACCTTCTTTTACATGGAAAATGCTTAAATATGCCACTGAATTATCAGAAATGATTCATTTATGTTATTCGTTAAAAATTTGGCTTATTTATGTCATCACTGTTACAAAATTGGCCTAtttatgtcattactttttaactgtgattttttaaaataacttgcCACGTGActtcttattagaggtccacgttaTTAAATTAGACCCACTAAAAATTTGATCCATTAGAAAGAATTCACTCACACCCatcaccttaacccactttaatattGTTCTTCCACTGCACGGGCGGACTTACATTGTTTTTTGGGTGCTCCGACACCCAGTAAACTCGATACGGAATAcgtataattacatagaaaatatacaaaaatagatataaaagatataaaagcacccactaaaacAAAAAGTTGGCTGGGTACATTGACATTTATATTGATCTTAAGGTTCTCCATTAGAAGGGGCATCCCGGGTTCGAACCTCGTTGAgcaactttttacttttttcagctttttaatattttaaacacCCACAATCCTTAAATCCTGCGTCTGTACTGTTCCACCGAATCTAAGTCCTGaaaaaaattcatttataaaCATAAATAGTGTCTGCGTGTGTCTGTCTTCTCTAATTCCTTTCATTTTTTCTCACTTAGCAAATAGGAgcagaagaaaactgacaagaaGATCATCATAACATGCTTCCGTTTCTGTTCAATGCAGTAAGTTTTTAGCCTATAAATCTTGTAGTCTTAATAATGCTAAACCATTCTAAACACAAAGAATTGAAAATAGGAATCTTAGACTCGAAAACTTTCTAAATACAAAGAAGTGACATTTGTTTTTAGACAAACTCAAGAGGAAAGTCAGTCACATTAACTCAACAAAGGGAGTGTGCCACTTGGAATAATGGACACAACTCACTAGACTAAACTGATAATAGTAGGTAGAGTTTCTTGGTGAGATTTGATATTAAGAAGGTAATATCAATTACTCAGGAAATCGACCACACCTTTTTTTACTACTGTAATGTTCCAAAAAGATCACGCATTCTATTTGTGGGTGCCAAAACAAGATAAAATCATGATGCAGAGCACATAACAATCAAGTGGTATACTCTGaaatcgttttttttttttttgttttagctAGTAGATTTGACCAAGAGGCTCGTATCACTAAGTAAAGCATTTTGTAAAATCTTACTTCatagcaacaacaataactaGCTTATCTTCACATTTGTTGCTCCTGTTAGTGACTTGATAGTGCTATAATTATTCTTATTCAGTATAGTCATTTTCTTGCAGGGTGAATCGATACCTTTCTTACCTTACAAGCACAGACTGACAGATACAGATCAGTTTAGGCTTTTACGGGGATTGATCAATTTTTGTTAGTAGAAAACATTGATTAATATTCCTTCTGGAAATAAAAGGTATACATTTAAAAGCTAGACGACAGCTACTACTAACTGCTGAATTTTTTTATAGCACTATAGTTCATCTGTTTGAATTTTAAACCAACAACATAATATTACCCGTCCGATGAATTTAAACTCACAtatttctaaaaaagaaaaatttcatatatacacatacatagtTTCTGTGTGTGGCTGTGTTCTCCAACTCCTCTAGAAAGTTGTTGACTTCACTGGATTAATCATCAGAATACACTCATCGTTACACCACTTCTTTAGCCTTCATTCGTTAATAATTGCTGAATTAAACAGTTCTGCTATCAGACATCAGAGGGATCAAATCAAACTGCATAATGCATTTGTTGTCCTGCACAACTACCCTTCTAAGGCTAAAGTAGCATCAATTGTCATCTTGGTATAAAATACATAGTTGTCATTTAAAGGTTAAAACTAATtataataacaaaaatcaatTATCCACCACTTCAACCTTTAAAATATCTAGGCAtcacaaaatagaaaattaacGTTCATATTTCGCAATCATCGGGTGGCTGGTTCTCCTTGCCCCTTTCTTGCCATCATCTTGATACGTTTTTTCCTCACTCCATTTTGTAACTGGCTTGATGTAACGACTTTCTTTctcatcaatttttattttgcCTTTGCCCTTGTTTGGAATCTGCCCAGCCCCTTTTTTTTTTGGGCCTTTGCCCTTGTTTAAATTATTTGATCATAAGTGTGGGAAGACAATGTGGAGATATTAAATGGGTGTGGGTGGGGTATTAAATGGgtctaatattttttaattaatattaatttattttacttaatgatgcagacctctaataagaggtcaCGTGGCaaaattgttttttaaaaaataatgattaaaagtaatggcatggatgaaccgATTTTGTAACGACGATGATATGAATGAGtcaaacttttaacggatgacataaataaaccatttctaatagttcagtgacatatttgagtctttttccttttttttataagACAAGTTGGTGTTCGATGGTGAATGAGAGATGACGAGCCCACAGTTCTAGGCGTCTCTTTCTTCATCATCAATCAAATCGACTCCATTGAAATGGAAATATCATGACATAGTGACATATATATACTTTTGTAACGTGACAAAACTTTATCTTTCTTTCATGACCTTTGTATTCAATTAAACATCGAGTAAAAAGAAGCGAATGCTGaaaatatcaatcaacaaaaaGTCGATAAGCATATATACTGGAAGTATTGGaaagctttgaaattttttgGGTAATATTCCTATTTGTTGAGTGTCCACCTAATTTTAGAACAGTTAGTGGTTCTGCATTTGTATTCACTCGTGGAAATGCACTACTTGAGTGTCCACGTAAAGAAGTTGCCACAAAATTGACATTAATAAATATAGGTGAACAATGTGTAAAAAGGCTTGAATACATTATActataaggtaaaaaaaaaaaacattttccaaTTCCACTAAATTATACCAAATCTAAGTACAGAATTATGACTTTCTTTGTACCATCCTACAAATAAAAACTATTTTCTAAAGGTAGCTAAAAAGCGATCTAAGTACAGAGGTTTCTTTGTTGGTTCCTACAAATGATTAATGTACTATATAATCATCTTCTATTAATTTAATATTACTATTATAAGTCAAACCTAATTCCACTAAATTATACCAAATCAAAACAGTATACTTCTACTCACTTTATTTACTTTagtaaaatattttattctttgaaGTGAAATTGAACGGGCAAGAAAGCAGACTAATTAattgaatgaataaaaataaataggtgaatgaataaacaaaaagaaaaaaaaaacccaGCACACTGACGCATGCACATCAATCATGTTAAGGTAAATTGCAATTCTAGAAGACAGTTTTGATTTGTATCGCATAAgacataaatttatattatttctgAAAagcttaaatttttgattaaatattcTTACAGTGGTATTTGTCCAATAAAAAGAGGGAGTAttttacacacacacaaaaaaaattattaattagttgaataattgatttttttaattaaaggatTAGTTGAATTTGAATATCTGAGGGATAAAAACTCATTTCTTTTCCTGTTTTCCTTTGCCATGCGACTGTGACGGTAGAACTTCTTTTTTCGAAGCAGGGCTCATCAAACCTAAAATTTTCGATACAAAATATAGTCATATGTAAGGAATTACTAAGTTTTATTAAACACTTcatccgtctcattttatgtgtcgccatttgactgggcacggagtttaagaaataagggaagacttggtaaagtttatcaaattattctttataaaaaaatgtgacaatatcttttttttttttttaaattaagagggaccaataagggtaaaagagtaattgtgcctttaaaaagttACTAAATAAGGAAAAgcgacacttattttgggactaaataaaaaagaaataatgacacataatttgagacggaggaaatGCTGTAATCTAAACTCATGATTTTACGATAGAATAAGTttaattaagaatttaaaaagttgattcttgttgtttgttttatttttttgccaAATTATTGATGCATTTATGCAAAGGTTCTAGATCATTGGcgattatttcttctaatttcttttacacatttttttttttgaattgggAATCCACTTATCTTTTTATTCTCATAAACTGTGGATTTGAAAAcagaaacaactcaaaatagaatatatgtacatatatattgtGGCATGCACTATATGTGAAGTTTAAAGCAAGTGTAAATTTGCCAGCATGCACAAGTTTATGTAGTACTACTTTATTGGGATTACTATTGTATGCCATATTCGCATTCGTTCTATAGACAGCATATATAAACTCCTAAGCTAGTCAAATGTGGAGTTTAGTGGGAACcacagtaattttttttattttttattttttgttacacTAGTTAATTTAATTTTAACTCCAACACTCAGAATAGAATTGGTCACTAATTAGATACACTAATAATTACACAGTAAGGgctcgtttggtagagtgtataaaaacaatgtaaaatatagtgtattagtaacgCTCGCattagtaatatttgtattaattatgcatatattatttcttatacattgtttggtttgatgtataagaaataatatatgttacataATTTCTGTAAAAGAAGTGTTTGTTTACGAAAATACCCttttttgattttgtacacttttttgcaatAAAGTTCTTTTGTCATCttaaatataattagtattgttgaactagtacaTAGAGATTTAGGATTAAAtgcaagaccttcgtctttgcaCATGAAATGTTACGCCGCCGACGGATTAACATaatcgaaacaaaaataaaatacaagatgtaaACTTAACGAATAgtctcaagaattttttttaatccttttaaGGATCTTtgaagcaaagcaaaaatatgttgcggttatttaaatcaactattcattgttgtaaattaaaacggtgggaaaaaattatgaaatgttttgagaaaatTCACTGTTGaaaattaaaatggcgggaaaagaaattgtaaaatattttgagagggaaattgaggggttttaaggtcatttaataagttaatgcacgtgttaaaagtctttgtattactaatacatagaaaataaagTGTATTGCTAATACACactttaatacacaatagagtgtataactaatgcttgcattagttatacatagacaAAAAGacgtaccaaacaaggtactagtaaTACAAATTAACTAATGTATgtattatattttctaatatactctaccaaacgacccctctTCTTCAAGCCCCACCACCCCCACCTCGCCCCTTGTATCTCTTCTTCATACTCCTCCTTTTCACCATCCATTTTCAATAAACCATCATTTTTTTTGCTCTTCTAAGTTCGAATTCATCAACAATCCGGTCTTACAAGAGTTTATCTTTTCACTACATTTcccatcaaaaatatttttggagcaACACCCATTTCTCAATTCACTTGATTTCccacaaaaatcacaaagaaaatggTTTCAACCCATACAATACCAAGTAAACTGTAAAACCTTTAATTccaaaccaaacaacaacaaaaattccaaaactttatacaattgtccaaaccacccaaacattaaaaaaataaatcccaAATCAGCAAACTCAAATGCTTCAATGATGGTGACAAATTTGATAATTTGAGGAGTAATTGGGGTTAGGTTTTGGAGGGGGGAAGGGGCTGGCGGTGGTGGTTGGCGGGTTTGGGAAAAGAATTAGGGTGGGGTGAGATGGGGGTGGGGGTAGAAGGAGggatttttttttctgttatatatattaattaattaattaattagtaggcatttaaaaaaaaagtcacgcatttttttctttttttttaaatgtcacGTCAACATTAGGTTTggaattaattcactttaaagatgtttaGGAgagtaaataaatgaaagttaagtttaagtgttaaagtaaatTGGACAGACAAGTTTAAGGGGGTTTTGATGTATAATCATTTAAGAACGGGGAAAACAATACAATGTAGGATAGGCCAAATCTAGTGTAGAATTGATCATGTCATCACGAGTAACAATAAGCATCAATCAAAGAATGGTTCATTTATACTTATTGATTTAGGCTTGTTCACCCTTCAATTCATTAATATTCTTGATTTCCATCGTACGTAAATAATATTACGTTCCAACCACAAGAAATTATGTCATATGCATGAAAGATGCATTTTCAGTGCGAAGGATTTGTTGAGTGTTTGCCAATATGGCTAAGTGCGAAAAAGTTGAGCATAAAAATATATACTCTGATCTTGATCTTTATTAATAATAGAATGAGAATATTGTACAGTAGGTACTGATCGATTCACAAATCTCACATATAGCTAGTAAATTACTAGCATATTGTATGTTATAAAAAGCAGCATATCTTGTACCTGAAGAGATAACTTTTAGATGCAACTTCAAATTAAATGACGGGACACTATATACTATATGCATGTGTTCTAAGGTTTGAAAAACAAAGTGTTTTAAGCATAGGTTCCTTAATTTCCAACATTCCACGGGCTTAATTGATATTCTCCGTTTATTTTGTAGTTGTATtttgatacaaatacaaaaaaaaaagtatactTAACTATTTAATCTAAACCTTAACTGAgcatgataattattttaaatattagttATGGTTGttaattatgacttgatattttcTAATCCCCATTATTACAAGATCAGAAAGTGACCAGTGAGTGCATTCGCATGCTAGAGAAGAATTGTGACCTAATAATAATACCATCAACCTCTTTAAAGATGAGCCACTTTCTAAACACTTGGAATATGCTAGTAATAATTGGGATCAAAATCCAGAATCTAAGAATCAATACCATTTTCCGCACTTGGATTCTCTCAAAAATTGTTTTGATGGAATTAATGACTTTTTAATTACTAACTGCTGCCCTTTTTACACCACTTAATGCTCTATGATGTGTTAATCTTTGTTAAATTCATCATAAGCAACAATATTAATTAGTGAGAACACAGCATTATATTACATTTCATCCATCAATTTGAAGAAATacaattttttgtttatttcGTATAAAGAATGGCTAGCATAAATTCGGATAGGAATGTCCTTAAAAAGATGtgattttattcatttgttgCCTTTTTTTAAGCTAAATATTTGCCTTAGGtctataaatttcaacttatGGAATAGACCTTACGATTGGTCGTGCACCTAGAACGTATCAATTAGCTATTATTGGTATCAACTATCATCCACCACCGTTAGTTTATATGTTTATTCGTTATTTGAATGTTTAAATGGTTATATGTCTTACTTCTTGTACGTTAGTAACTGAAGGATTAaattttacattaattttttttataataagatAGTAGGATCTTCGAAAAATGCAgacatatatttttgtaatttatggtGACATGTCCAAACCATGCAGTACTACAAGGTcacattttttgatttatttaagaGAAGAACAAGGAAATTGTTTTGCTAATTCGATAGCTTAAGCAATTTTCATGTCTAAACCATGTCAAGTGTCAACCATatatagttttatatatatatgcaaatggCAAGAAGGTTTATAGTATATAGTATTGACATGAAAAATGCTTAAGTCATCAAATTAGCAAAacgttttttttcatttttcttaaataaatcaAAAGATGTAACCTTGTAATATATTAAGTACGGCATGATTCTCTAAGAACCAATACCATTTTCCGCCCTTGGATTCTCTCAAAAATTGTTTTGATGGAATTACTAGCTTTTTAACTATTGGCTTCGCTTATCTTTGCTGGTTTATGTTTGACCTGACAcaatttttaagaaataataaataaaaagataattttattatatcaccttttgattgtaaataataaactcaatgctttcaaaaaatacattagCAAAGACTATAGTTAATAACAAACATACAAAAAGTGATaagttatttcttaatttttttaaactgaACAAATAAAGTTGAATAACTACTTAGTATACtggacaagtaaagatggatCAACGTGCGAGTATGTTTAGCCATCCACTAATTGCAGGCTTTTCTTGACCACTTAATGCTCTATGATGTGTTAATCTTTGTTTTAAattcatcattagcaacaacattGCTTAGTGGAGGACACAACATTACATTTCATTTCATCCATCAAtttgaagaaatatatatatatatatattaactttatttcataaaaagaaCGGCTTGCATAAATTGGGATAgaaatgtattaaaaaaaaattatttgatgaaTTGGGTGGTTATTTGAATTGATTGTTAAATTTATTGTATCTACTGATGCCACCAGCtgaatatttttgtaaataaaatatgAGTTTAACGTAGAAACACTGATCATGTGATAAAATTTCATAGTATTAATGTCTTTTAATTTGTTATAATAGATATCTTCGTTTTAAGATATCAGGAAAGCTAATTAATGGTAatattctcttctattttttttttaattttttttttgagtgggTGGGTGGGTGTGGGTTCGCGGGGGGGGGATGGGGTTAGGTGGGTTGGGGGTTCTGAAATTAAAAATAAGCCTTTTTGAGATCTACGGTTCACAACCCTGAACATATTACTAGCTCTTTCATTTTAAGTTACGggattctttttctctcttttttttttttctccttcaggtgagtttttcttttggtttttatTTAGTGTCTGAAAGGAGTCTAACTAATTTAAATTTGCACATTGTAAAGtttgatttatgagaaaaatgcttcatagtaagattttttttcatgttcaaGATTCAAACTCGAGACTTCTGATTAAGAGCAAAGGAATCTTGTCCATCCCACCACAAACGTTATCGATAGGAGAAATGCAACAGAGGGGATTTCCCAAAGGTTCACCCATCTTCAGACTACTTTCTCCCTTTTCAGCTAAATTTTGGGattcatttttctatttcatGTCATTAAATGTCAATTATGGTCTCATGATTTATTGACCAAGGaggacaacaataataataacatatgtAGTTTAATAAATCTTACAAATGGAGTACTCTGAACAGGACGGAGCTAGTGTAAACAATTTTATCTCTATCTTATGAATGTGGaaagattatttttaataaacCCTTCAAACAATGAGCAAAAAAAACgcattcttaaaaaaaaaaaaagttacggctttataaaattatattcgTTTAAAGGATGCATCTTGAAGGCGTGCACACTTTGATTAGTTGACCTATAAAAAGACATACTTTCATTTTAATGGAGTATTTGAAGGAAAAATTCTTACATTCGCAATCCAAAGTTTTACTATAAGAAACTAATTTGACCTGCTTATAAAAtacttaattaataattaaaaacatatgaaaacaccAAGTCAAACAAATTAAACAATCAGAAGAGTGATGCGGTTCGAATAAGGCCCTATTCTCATGGTCTAAAATCATGGAAGTTATGATGAAAGTTGTTTACTGCATTAGATCTAATATTAATGTTCAATATGCATGCATAACAAAAACAAGTTCGTGTGTGGAGTGGGGGGTTGGGGAGGGGATTAAGCATGACACCAATTGAGCACATATAATTTCAACATTTTGGTCCATCAACTAACGGAACTCTAATTTAATGGATCATCTAAAACACTAAGgaaaatatcatgtatttttatatgTGAAGTTAAAGCTAAATAATGGTAGCAATCGGCGTGTTTTGCCCAAATTCATCCCTTCTATGATCATAATTGAAAAGAGTCCAATCGATCAGGAGAAATAAAATGAACTCAACATTTgattaaaaggaaaaagaaactaGACTGAATATTTATTTCGTCTATGAAAccctttgaagaaaaaaaaaaaaaaaaaaagaattgtgaGGATTCTCTTATCGagctttatttttgtttttgtgatTAGAGGTGTTAGAGGGAAAAATGACATTGGTGAAGAAAATCTCAATCTAGATAACTTTCTATAAAAGTCTTATGATATACTCGCTCGTTTTAATGGTTCGTTGAGTTAATGTTCCGTGAGTTGGACCAAAAGTGCTTCGTTTTATAAACATATAGGTTCATATTTGTTTTTGAGAAATACTAGGGATGGAGGCAAACGTATCTTCAAAATAAGGGACCATTTGAGTTAAAAACTCCAAACTTTGCTCTCTATATATACCCATGAAATGACAATCtccaaaatcaacaaaatcaCAAAACCTTCTTTcacaaaattaattaaacatgatAGGTTGGGAAGATATATACAAGGTGGTGGTGGCCATGATGCCATTATATGTAGCACTTACTTTAGGTTATGGTTCAGTGAAATGGTGGCACATGTTCAAGCCAGAACAATGTGATACCATCAATAGATTTAATTGTTTCTTCATCcttccatttttcaatttccaattCATAGCTAATATCGATCCATACAACCTCAATTACCGCTTTTTAACCGGAGACGTAATCGCTAAAGCCTTAGTGATTCTGTTCCTCGTCTTATGGGCTAACTTTTACAAAAAAGGGAGCTTTTCTTGGTCCATAACGACTTTTTCTTTGTCCACTTTGAACAACACACTTGTTGTTGGGGTCCCATTGATGAAGGCCATGTATGGAGATTTAGGGGTTGATCTTGTTGTTCAAGCAGCTGTGATTCAAGCTTTGTTATGGCTAACTTCATTGTTATATGCACTTGAGTTTtggaaaacaaaaatgaataatattggCGATGATGTAAGTGATAATACTGTTGAATTGGGGAATGTTGGTGACTTGGAAGGAAATAATTCCACCCAaataaggaataataataataataataataataataatgttgcaTTAGCGTTTCGGCCTCTGATGAAAGCTGTTTTTATTAAACTTGCTAAGAATCCCAATTCTTATGCTTGTTTTCTTGGTCTCTTTTGGGCTCTTTTAGCTAGCAGGTATGTTCGATCGAGCATcacttagttatatttttaatttaactttaCATGTGTCAACTTAGTTTTGTATGGGCCAGACACGTTGATCGACTATGAGGCTCAAGTTGAGAATCAATAGCGGAGCCACGTGTAGTTAAGAGTATTCAAATTATATTTCAACTTGTTTAGTTTGTCTAAAAATTGTacacaacaaagaaaaaataaatattttttggacGTATATAAGAATTTTTATTGCCTTGATATTTGAAAAGTAACAGGTCCAAATTACAAGTGTGGCATTAATGCATTTTGTTGAATTCCCTTGTTATCAGATTTTCTTTAACTAACTAGTTGTattaaagtgtttttttttttcactccaAAGAAGTAAAGATGAAgaatattcaataatcaaataatctacttataatatttttcttttttatattttatttcaggTGGCATTTTGAAATGCCAAGTATTATAGAGGGATCCATTTTGATAATGTCAAAGGCTGGTAGTGGAGTTGCAATGTTTACTATGGGTAAGTCTCTTTAAGCAATAAAGGttcttttttttaatgtaaaagaatagcatttaataatttttgatcCTTTATTTAATGAAACATAACTTAGCATTAAATAGCTTCTGATATTTTGTTTAACCAAGCAACCACTTTTGTTCTTTTATAAATTGTTTTTGACCAAAGTCGACTTCTCATTAAGAATGTCGAAAGTTGTAACTTGTTTtggttgatttttaaaatttgcttattttgaaaatattttcttgaaaaaaaagtaTTCTCTCCATCCAAAAATGCTTTTGAAGAAAAGGTACTTCTTCCGTTCAATAATATTTGTTAATTATTAGCTTGACACgcacattaaaaataataaatacttttactatatcaccctttgaatataataaatttaatgctttagaaaatatcttgaggaatgaatagtatttaatagCAGGGATAAAATGAGTCCAAATGTGAAATTATCCACTGATTTTTCAAAACTAAACAAATACAAttgaacatctatttttagtaacaTGTGAAAGTATTTTTAGACAGAGTCATTACTTTTGGAAAGCAATTAACAATCCATTTTGTCAAGCTAATTTCAAAATTGCATATGAAATGGAGCTACTTTCTTTTAGCTTCACTATAAAAATCAGTTATTTCTTA from the Capsicum annuum cultivar UCD-10X-F1 unplaced genomic scaffold, UCD10Xv1.1 ctg82461, whole genome shotgun sequence genome contains:
- the LOC124895476 gene encoding auxin efflux carrier component 5-like, translating into MIGWEDIYKVVVAMMPLYVALTLGYGSVKWWHMFKPEQCDTINRFNCFFILPFFNFQFIANIDPYNLNYRFLTGDVIAKALVILFLVLWANFYKKGSFSWSITTFSLSTLNNTLVVGVPLMKAMYGDLGVDLVVQAAVIQALLWLTSLLYALEFWKTKMNNIGDDVSDNTVELGNVGDLEGNNSTQIRNNNNNNNNNNVALAFRPLMKAVFIKLAKNPNSYACFLGLFWALLASRWHFEMPSIIEGSILIMSKAGSGVAMFTMGLFMALQGKIIACGAALTIYAMILRFVVGPATMALGCVVLGLRGNVLHIAIIQSALPQAVTSFVYAQEYGLHAEVLSTAVIVGTIISLPLLIAYYAVLDILH